The genomic window TCGTTCGTAACCAAAACGCCGCCGGCTTCGTATTTCCTCAAAAAGAGCGCAAAGCTGAAAAAAGGCTCTGGCGCTCCGGGTAAAGATCTGGTGGGTAAAGTAACCCGTAAGCAGCTCGAGGAAATTGCGAAAGAGAAAATGGTTGATCTTAACGCCCATGATATGGACGCTGCTGTGCAAATGCTTGCCGGTTCTGCGCGTTCAATGGGCCTGGTAGTAGTGGAGTAGGCCAATGGCTCGCGAAGGAAAACGTATAAAAGCTGCAAGTGCAGCGGTAGATGCATCTAAGTCCTATGGCTTGAAGGATGCAGTGGAATTGGTGAAAAGTAACGCCACCGCCAAATTTGATGAAACCATTGAGGTGGTAATGAATTTGGGTGTTGATCCCAAACATGCCGACCAAATGGTACGCGGCATGGTAGCGATGCCTAATGGTATTGGCAAGACCCTGCGCGTAGCAGTATTTGCTAAAGGCCCTAAAGCTGATGAAGCCCGTGAAGCCGGTGCAGATATCGTGGGTGCAGAAGATCTGGCCGATGAAATTGCTAAAGGAAACATCGATTTTGATCGCTGTATCGCAACGCCGGATATGATGGCAGTATGCGGACGTTTAGGTAAAGTGCTGGGCCCCCGTGGCTTAATGCCGAATCCTAAGCTCGGCACTGTAAGCATGGATGTTGCAGCAGCAGTAAAAGCAGCAAAGGGCGGACAAGTTGAGTTCCGCGTAGAAAAAGCAGGTATTGTTCATGCCGGTATTGGCAAGGCAAGTTTTGCTACCGATGCGCTGACACAGAATATTTGCAGCTTAGTAGACGCTGTTAATAAAGCAAAGCCTTCGGGCGCAAAAGGTACTTACCTGAAAAAGGTTTCTCTGTCCTCCTCAATGGGGCCAGGGGTTGTCGTGGATGTGGCAAGCATCGCAGAAGCGGCATAAGTGTAATTTTAACGTCAAGCGGAGTTTTTGACCGTGGAACGCGCACAGAAAAAAGAACTAGTCGAAACGATGAATGCATCGTTTAAAGAGGCTGGAATTGTTATTGTATCGCATTACAAAGGCTTAACCGTTGCACAGGCTGAAGAGCTGCGTGGCAAGGTGCGTCAGGCAGATGCAAATTATAAAGTTACTAAAAACCGTCTGACAAAGCTGGCGCTTAAAGATACCGAATATGCGCCGCTTACAGACATGTTCGTTGGCCCTACCGCCATCGCGTATGCCAACGATGATCCGGTTGGGGTATCGAAAGCATTAACCGAATTTGCGAAGAAAAATGAAGATTTCGTAATTCTGGGTGGGGCTATGGGTTCGAAAGAGCTCAAACTGAAGGACATTGAAGCGTTAGCTGAGCTGCCTTCGATGGAAGAATTGCGGGCGAAAATTGTCGGCATGATTCAGACTCCTGCTACGCGCATTGCTGGCGTGTTGCAGGCTCCGGGAGGTCAGGTGGCTCGTGTTATTAGCGCACATGCGGCGCAAGGGTAATACGCTTCTGGGTAAATCCTGATAATTTATTAATTAGAATGTATATGTAAATCGTTCAAGCTTTAGGGGTAATATAACATGGCTACGAACTTGGAAAAAATTGTTGATCAACTGTCCGAACTTTCTGTTCTGGAAGCAGCTGAATTGTCGAAAATGCTCGAAGAGAAGTGGGGCGTTTCTGCTGCTGCTCCTGTTGCTGTAGCTGCTGCGGGCGCTCCTGCCGGTGGTGCTGCTGCTGAAGAGCAAACCGAATTCACCGTTATGCTGACTGCAGCAGGCGACAAGAAAATCAACGTGATTAAAGAAATCCGCGCCATCACTGGCTTGGGTCTCAAAGAAGCGAAAGATCTTGTTGAAGGTGCGCCTAAAGAAGTT from Alphaproteobacteria bacterium includes these protein-coding regions:
- the rplK gene encoding 50S ribosomal protein L11 translates to MAKKIIGFIKLEIPAGKANPSPPVGPALGQRGLNIMEFCKAFNAATQDKEPGMPIPVVITAYADRTFSFVTKTPPASYFLKKSAKLKKGSGAPGKDLVGKVTRKQLEEIAKEKMVDLNAHDMDAAVQMLAGSARSMGLVVVE
- the rplA gene encoding 50S ribosomal protein L1 encodes the protein MAREGKRIKAASAAVDASKSYGLKDAVELVKSNATAKFDETIEVVMNLGVDPKHADQMVRGMVAMPNGIGKTLRVAVFAKGPKADEAREAGADIVGAEDLADEIAKGNIDFDRCIATPDMMAVCGRLGKVLGPRGLMPNPKLGTVSMDVAAAVKAAKGGQVEFRVEKAGIVHAGIGKASFATDALTQNICSLVDAVNKAKPSGAKGTYLKKVSLSSSMGPGVVVDVASIAEAA
- the rplJ gene encoding 50S ribosomal protein L10; protein product: MERAQKKELVETMNASFKEAGIVIVSHYKGLTVAQAEELRGKVRQADANYKVTKNRLTKLALKDTEYAPLTDMFVGPTAIAYANDDPVGVSKALTEFAKKNEDFVILGGAMGSKELKLKDIEALAELPSMEELRAKIVGMIQTPATRIAGVLQAPGGQVARVISAHAAQG
- the rplL gene encoding 50S ribosomal protein L7/L12 is translated as MATNLEKIVDQLSELSVLEAAELSKMLEEKWGVSAAAPVAVAAAGAPAGGAAAEEQTEFTVMLTAAGDKKINVIKEIRAITGLGLKEAKDLVEGAPKEVKAGINKDEAEKIKKTLEENGASVEVK